Proteins from a genomic interval of Chroococcidiopsis thermalis PCC 7203:
- the hemF gene encoding oxygen-dependent coproporphyrinogen oxidase, which translates to MTTASTAQPTSSQPLPPTDAKERVSQWMKQLQDKICQALASADGAGKFQQDEWEREEGGGGRSRVLREGNVLEQGGVNFSEVWGSHLPPSILTQRPEAAGHKFYATGTSMVLHPRNPYIPTVHLNYRYFEAGPVWWFGGGIDLTPYYPFAEDAAHLHKTLKQACDNHHPEYYPVFKRWCDEYFYLKHRQETRGVGGIFFDYQDGREGQLYRGPHSDSPAAVYSNQLGNQPPRNWEEIFAFVCDCGEAFLPSYLPIVDRRKNIEYGDRERNFQLYRRGRYVEFNLVYDRGTIFGLQTNGRTESILMSLPPLVRWEYGYTPEPNTPEAELYDTFLKPQDWANWNP; encoded by the coding sequence ATGACGACTGCTTCTACAGCTCAACCAACTTCCTCCCAACCCCTACCCCCAACTGACGCGAAAGAACGAGTCAGCCAGTGGATGAAACAGCTACAAGATAAGATTTGTCAAGCTCTCGCATCAGCTGATGGTGCGGGGAAATTTCAGCAAGACGAGTGGGAACGGGAAGAAGGCGGCGGCGGGCGATCGCGTGTCCTGCGCGAAGGTAATGTATTAGAACAAGGAGGAGTCAATTTCTCCGAGGTATGGGGTTCTCATTTACCGCCGTCGATTTTAACTCAACGCCCAGAGGCAGCAGGACATAAATTTTACGCCACGGGTACTTCAATGGTGTTACATCCCCGTAACCCTTACATCCCGACAGTTCACCTGAATTACCGCTATTTTGAGGCTGGTCCCGTTTGGTGGTTTGGAGGTGGGATAGATTTAACCCCCTATTATCCATTTGCTGAAGATGCAGCTCATTTACATAAAACACTGAAGCAGGCTTGCGATAATCATCATCCAGAATACTACCCAGTCTTTAAGCGCTGGTGCGACGAGTATTTCTATTTGAAACACCGTCAAGAGACTCGCGGTGTCGGCGGAATCTTTTTTGACTACCAAGATGGTAGGGAGGGACAGTTATATCGCGGACCCCATTCTGATAGTCCGGCGGCTGTTTATAGCAACCAACTAGGTAATCAACCCCCTCGTAATTGGGAAGAAATCTTTGCTTTCGTGTGCGACTGCGGCGAGGCGTTTTTACCATCCTATTTACCCATTGTCGATCGCCGTAAGAATATAGAATATGGCGATCGCGAACGCAATTTTCAACTCTATCGACGCGGACGTTACGTAGAATTTAACTTAGTCTACGACCGAGGCACGATTTTCGGATTACAGACCAACGGACGCACGGAATCAATTTTGATGTCTCTCCCTCCCTTGGTACGTTGGGAATACGGTTACACGCCAGAACCCAACACCCCCGAAGCCGAGTTGTACGACACATTCCTCAAACCTCAAGATTGGGCGAATTGGAATCCTTAA
- a CDS encoding chromophore lyase CpcT/CpeT, whose product MIPTELIALADYMAGEFENKAQAIADPAWFVHLRLWQKPVPLFQEDSITLFAEQANALYLDKPYRPRLMRMQAREDGKIQVQYYIPKDFTAVRGAGANSERLQQFTPDDFELLPGCLLIVTWQQLGFNSYHFKAAIPPDAKCCFTYQGNTQQVNLGFEAAPEEFLSYDKGIDMNTGAAKWGAIMGAYRFRKK is encoded by the coding sequence ATGATACCAACCGAATTAATTGCCCTCGCCGATTATATGGCAGGTGAATTTGAGAATAAAGCCCAGGCGATCGCCGATCCTGCTTGGTTCGTTCACTTACGACTGTGGCAAAAACCCGTCCCCCTATTTCAAGAAGACAGTATTACCCTATTTGCCGAACAAGCCAATGCTTTGTATTTAGATAAACCCTATCGTCCGCGATTGATGCGAATGCAGGCGCGTGAGGATGGAAAAATTCAAGTACAGTACTACATACCTAAAGACTTTACTGCCGTGCGCGGTGCCGGGGCAAATTCTGAGAGATTGCAACAATTTACTCCCGACGATTTTGAGTTATTACCTGGTTGTTTATTAATTGTGACTTGGCAACAACTAGGTTTCAATAGCTATCACTTCAAAGCCGCAATCCCACCAGATGCAAAGTGCTGCTTTACTTATCAAGGTAATACTCAACAAGTCAATCTTGGTTTTGAAGCCGCCCCAGAAGAGTTTTTGAGTTACGACAAAGGCATAGATATGAATACAGGTGCGGCTAAGTGGGGCGCGATTATGGGTGCGTATCGTTTCCGCAAAAAGTAA
- a CDS encoding GNAT family N-acetyltransferase, which translates to MRSRTARSEDIDFFLAQEARAEFQNFIFSSSREQHQQYINLQDCQYFIFQNDEIEDAIGYAILSGLTSPHGNICLVRIVMAKPEQGYGKQALRLLLDWVFQEYKAHRFWLDVFEDNHRARHVYQSVGFREEGLLREVVKQQDKYVSQVVMSILEQEYFQQSGNF; encoded by the coding sequence ATGCGATCGCGAACTGCACGTTCTGAAGATATTGATTTTTTTCTGGCTCAGGAAGCTAGAGCAGAATTTCAAAACTTTATTTTTTCCTCTAGTCGAGAGCAACACCAGCAATACATAAATTTACAAGATTGTCAATATTTCATCTTCCAAAATGATGAAATTGAAGATGCGATCGGGTACGCAATTTTATCTGGTCTTACATCACCTCATGGCAATATTTGCTTGGTACGCATCGTTATGGCAAAGCCAGAACAAGGCTATGGTAAGCAGGCACTACGTTTGCTTTTAGATTGGGTTTTTCAGGAATACAAAGCTCATCGGTTCTGGTTAGATGTGTTTGAGGATAACCACCGCGCCAGACACGTATATCAATCGGTAGGTTTTCGCGAGGAAGGATTGTTAAGAGAAGTCGTGAAGCAGCAAGATAAGTATGTCTCTCAAGTGGTGATGTCGATTTTGGAGCAGGAATACTTTCAACAATCTGGTAATTTTTAA
- the psb29 gene encoding photosystem II biogenesis protein Psp29 has translation MNNLRTVSDTKRNFYNQHTRPINTIYRRVVEELMVEMHLLSVNADFRYDPIYALGVVTAFERFMQGYQPERDKEPIFEALCQSIEDNPQRYRQDADRLRQLLQNVSAQQLFDWIDGKASLQGAEDLQAQMQAIAQNSKFKYSRLFAIGVFTLLELADAELVKDEKQRVEALKQVATALHVPEDKLNKDLELYRSNLDKIEQALITMADILSADRRKRQQRLQEKEAGVATSNGDSGSASGSSQDKTPSGS, from the coding sequence GTGAATAACCTGCGTACTGTCTCCGATACCAAGCGAAATTTCTACAATCAACACACCCGCCCGATTAACACGATCTATCGGCGGGTGGTAGAAGAACTAATGGTAGAAATGCATTTACTCTCAGTCAATGCTGACTTTCGCTATGACCCCATCTACGCTCTAGGTGTCGTTACGGCATTTGAGCGGTTTATGCAGGGCTACCAGCCAGAACGGGATAAAGAACCGATTTTTGAGGCGCTGTGTCAGTCCATCGAAGATAATCCCCAGAGATATCGCCAAGATGCCGATCGCCTGCGTCAACTCCTTCAAAACGTCTCGGCGCAACAACTGTTCGACTGGATCGACGGTAAAGCTTCCCTGCAAGGTGCAGAGGATTTGCAAGCACAAATGCAGGCGATCGCCCAGAACTCCAAGTTCAAATACAGTCGCCTATTTGCGATTGGTGTCTTTACCCTGTTAGAACTAGCAGATGCGGAACTTGTCAAAGATGAGAAGCAGCGAGTGGAAGCGCTCAAGCAAGTCGCAACCGCTTTGCACGTACCGGAAGATAAGCTGAACAAAGATTTAGAGCTATACCGCTCTAACCTCGATAAAATCGAGCAAGCGCTGATTACAATGGCAGATATCCTTTCAGCCGATCGCCGAAAGCGCCAACAACGCCTGCAAGAAAAAGAAGCTGGTGTTGCTACCAGCAACGGTGATAGCGGTTCTGCTTCTGGCTCGTCCCAGGATAAAACTCCGTCTGGTTCCTAG
- a CDS encoding phage holin family protein: MLIDLLIAWLVSASSLLIVSKLPVGVEVDSPAKAYLSAAVLGVVAAVVNPILRALFFIPNLLTFGLLSGFVTFAISAIALGIAASVVQGFRLRAGIWSVLLGALALSVVSHLIYAFVAPAY, from the coding sequence ATGCTAATCGACTTATTAATTGCTTGGTTAGTAAGTGCTTCCAGTCTTTTGATTGTCAGCAAACTTCCAGTTGGTGTGGAAGTAGATAGCCCCGCTAAAGCATATCTTTCGGCAGCTGTACTAGGGGTAGTCGCTGCTGTTGTTAATCCAATTTTAAGAGCGCTATTTTTTATCCCTAATTTGCTCACGTTCGGTTTATTATCGGGATTTGTCACCTTTGCGATTTCGGCGATCGCCCTTGGGATTGCAGCTTCTGTAGTCCAAGGTTTCCGCCTCCGAGCAGGAATTTGGAGCGTTCTACTGGGGGCGCTGGCGCTTTCCGTTGTCAGCCATCTGATTTATGCCTTTGTAGCTCCAGCTTATTAG